Below is a genomic region from Salmo trutta chromosome 19, fSalTru1.1, whole genome shotgun sequence.
GCTAACTGCAACATTGTCGTTTACCTCTCAAAATTGGGTCAATATAGAACGTGTTTTGTATAGTAATATGCTATATGGCACTGGGTTCGAATAATTGTAAATAACAAAGCTAGCAAACTACTCGAAATACGCACCATgatttccactagttaccacagccgcAAAATTGGCCATGTTGTAAAAAGGCTGTCTATTCATTCATGCTGGCTAACGTTACAGTACTTCCGGTCATGGTGCCGAGGCTCTGAGTCGCAAGCTACAACCAAAATGTCTCATCGATCTATCTGTGCTACTACTAGCTTCCTGCTAGATAGCTACTTGGTTTATGGTTTGTCTCTTAACTGTAGCTATTGACTACAGCCAAAACCAAAGTACGTTGTCTAGGAAAGCTAATCACAAGCAGTCGAAAGTGACGCACGCAGCTATATATTCTAAAACATTCCCGGTAACGAACAGAagggggtatagctcagtggtagagcatttgactgcagatcaagaggtcccCGGTTCAAATCCGGGTGCCCCCTCTTTTTTGTTTTATGGCACGCGTGAATTTGAGCCCTAGTTATAGACATTTCTGGTCGTCCCATCAATGtttcaataaaaatgtatttttttcacaACAATACCATCTGTGAAAATAGGTCGTTTAATTGCACAATCATAGTGGCTTTAGAAGAGTCCAAAAAGAAACCAATCTATACGGCAACAACACATTTATAATATTGTACCCatccaatatatattttttaagttatGGTAGTGAATAACAAAGAAAGGACATGATCATCTTGGTCAATAAAAGGTTAACGCAACATCAACAGCAATCTTTTATACAAATGTAATAATGGTGACCATCAATGATCATACAATTACACCAAATTCAGTATGAAATATCAGTCAGGTCAGTGAAAACAGATGATTCTGCATAATGGTCTTGTCAATAAAACAGTCATATTCCAGGCCCAGTAAAGTGAGCTGTGACAAGATCTGTCTGGCTCAAACCACATTTTATATTTGATCGTCTATATGAGTGTTGGTACATCCACTTAGCAGTCCTGGTCACACAGTACTTCTTCATTGCATAGAATCTCCATCAACAAGCAAGCAGAAGTCCAAGGCACTTTCTGTATTGAAATAGCTAGTGTCTCTTCCCTTTCTTTTCACAGTGTTGATCAGAGTTCATCCTTCTCCAGGCTGGGATCATCTCTTTGTGGCTCTTGCTGACAGCTGCAAAGGGCACCCTGGTCGGATGGCTGGGGCACCAGCTTCATGTCTGGATGCAGTGTGGGCTCGTTGGTCTGACGCTCAGAGTACATCTGTTATGGAAAGAGACAACTTTCCTAGCTGGGTTTCTTTTTCTCATACACAGTACAGTATCTGAGTTGACACTGCAGTAAAAGTATCAATGATAATGATAGTACCTTAATTTATCTGAGCTGATTTAGCATTGGCATGCATAGCAAATAAAGACAATTACCTGTAGCACACTGTAATAGTAACAGTACAATCTGTTAGGTTGTACCAGCTGTCGTACAATCGTCTGGCCTGCTTTAGCTATCCCTTGTGCTTCATCATCATTCCCCTGTGGGCAAAATAAAGAAATCCATATCTTAATCAAATATCCACAAAAACCTGGCTAGATCCTATTCATTACAACatgcattttcatttcaagtaTCCAAAAATGTACATGGTAATAAATACATATTGACACAAACATTGGCACTCTCTCTTTCATACTGTTGCCCACTCATTCTTTTGGATGAGGTCAGAGACTCCTCTTCACAGGGATGTAGTGGGTGCCTGGCTTCAGGTGGGTGTAGAAATGTTTGTAATTTGGTGAATTCTGCTTCAGCACCAGGCTGTTCCCCAGTACCAGCTAAGGGAACCTGTAAGGAGCCACTGTGCCATCCACGTTCACCTGATACTTATACTGTAAATGGGAAGGGCCGTATATTACGCCAAGGTGTGAAAGTTTAGAATTCACTTTTATTTTATTGTGGTTACCAATTTTTTATTTTGGGAACCTGCTGGCTTTGGGTGGAATGTTCAGAATGTTCACCCACCTTGAAGAAGTCAAAGAATCCAACAAGATTTGCTTTGCCCAGATCCTTCTCCCTTTCCCTGAAAAAGAACCAGCCAGTGATTCTGGCGTCTCGCAACTCTGGGTTTTTCTTGGACAGAGTGACCAGGTGTAGGCGCTCTTCACGACTGTCCCGGCCACAGAATAAGGCCTGTTCTGTTTTGTTGGACCAAGGGGGACCTAGAGGCCAAGGAAACAAAGTAATGTGCATGTGAGTAATGAGGTGTAAGTATGCAGAATTAGCTCAAGGGAGAATGTAAGAAGTAATGTGTCTTACCTGTGTTGCCCTGGACTGACAGCAGGTCATTGGAAATGCCACTCAGGGTCTCCAGGGTGGAGTGAGTGTTGTCATAGGTGGGGAGGATGATGTCTCGGGTGTCTGTGGAACCGCACCAGGAGATGATTGGAACAGCCCCAGGAATGTCATCTGCTTCGTTGTTTCCATTGGCCAGTCTCCCACATTGATGTAAAATTCCACATCAGGAAGCCTCA
It encodes:
- the poglut3 gene encoding protein O-glucosyltransferase 3; this translates as MHKKATLAKGASNIGAFFVTSTAENDDLPPTEGCGILHQCGRLANGNNEADDIPGAVPIISWCGSTDTRDIILPTYDNTHSTLETLSGISNDLLSVQGNTGPPWSNKTEQALFCGRDSREERLHLVTLSKKNPELRDARITGWFFFREREKDLGKANLVGFFDFFKGNDDEAQGIAKAGQTIVRQLVQPNRLYCYYYSVLQMYSERQTNEPTLHPDMKLVPQPSDQGALCSCQQEPQRDDPSLEKDEL